Proteins from a genomic interval of Poecile atricapillus isolate bPoeAtr1 chromosome 1, bPoeAtr1.hap1, whole genome shotgun sequence:
- the ZNF770 gene encoding zinc finger protein 770 — translation MLKVQHCVTAVKIPKKKPYICDMCYKQFETPSKLARHYLIHTGQKPFECHVCNKTFRQLVHLERHQLTHNLPFKCIVCYRNFKNVITFLKHQQLHNENYENDTKQAQSCVNPEQDRVTCGIFHCSVCWKPFTTEERWMLHQCLKSDHLHGARRRKKTHTCESCNKTFPSRSKLERHFLIHTGQKPFKCSSCGKSFRQSTHLKIHQLTHTEERPFQCCFCQKGFKIQSKLMKHKQLHARNKTFPNIVCKAKTLKYPRPHNVLEGKWDSFENADTQENDPHDVHSIYIVPFQCPSCEQCFETEHVLNLHKCCYSKDSRSSNNGTTAGRHTVNRKNKTLMKVKHTGGKATDFSLIDRKKIKSGHVGSPDLVAARDQCCDQHVSTKPSKDCQSRRDVHRSACNRMKRMFAVPLPRQEYPQAPDLGSNLKGVLPSESMLNIDNSLDNKDDAFYGSSNDSFFDNPEVLHCAFSSSAKNIHNRHKVCKCDRCEKIFPSSSKLQRHYLIHTGQKPFGCNVCGKTFRQSAHLKRHQLTHTEKRACKSPICQVEFENLNKLFNHRGDHTEYKSSQPVGYSGYSQTPSQPSGFQEFELIQSNQAAEIKVENESGDFVVDTSSRNPQPYLCSKLLETEQSCYSYWHDFSEGTGKIEAVNKLYQCSICFKTFKSPSKLERHHLMHAGQKPFECLVCGKKFRQAPHLKRHHLIHFKESLKLSSTEEQAENVLVLSKRDNVR, via the coding sequence atgttaaaagttCAGCATTGTGTAACAGCTGTCAAGATACCCAAGAAAAAGCCATATATTTGTGATATGTGCTATAAACAGTTTGAAACTCCATCAAAATTAGCTAGGCATTATCTCATACACACTGGTCAAAAGCCATTTGAGTGTCATGTATGCAATAAAACATTTAGGCAACTAGTCCACCTGGAGAGGCATCAGTTAACCCATAATCTGCCTTTTAAGTGCATTGTTTGTTATAGAAACTTCAAAAATGTAATCACTTTCTTAAAGCATCAGCAGCTTCATAACGAAAATTATGAGAATGATACAAAGCAAGCACAAAGCTGTGTGAATCCTGAGCAAGACAGAGTCACTTGTGGCATATTTCACTGTTCTGTGTGCTGGAAACCCTTTACAACTGAAGAGAGGTGGATGCTGCATCAGTGTCTCAAGTCAGATCATCTACATGGTGccagaaggaggaagaaaactcACACTTGTGAATCATGTAACAAGACGTTTCCATCAAGATCCAAGCTAGAAAGACACTTCCTTATTCACACTGGCCAGAAACCTTTTAAGTGTTCTTCATGTGGCAAATCTTTCAGACAGTCAACACACTTGAAAATTCATcagctcacacacacagaagaaaggccttttcagtgctgtttttgTCAGAAGGGatttaaaatacagagcaaACTCATGAAGCATAAACAGCTCCATGCCAGAAATAAGACTTTCCCCAATATTGTATGCAAAGCAAAGACTCTTAAATATCCCAGACCTCACAATGTGTTGGAAGGAAAATGGGATAGTTTTGAGAATGCTGATACACAGGAGAATGACCCACATGATGTGCACTCAATTTATATTGTACCCTTTCAGTGCCCATCATGTGAGCAGTGTTTTGAAACAGAGCATGTTCTAAACTTACACAAATGTTGCTATTCAAAAGACAGCAGAAGTTCAAATAATGGTACAACAGCAGGCAGACACACAGTCAACAGGAAAAATAAGACCCTGATGAAAGTGAAACATACTGGAGGAAAGGcaacagatttttctttgattgacagaaaaaaaattaaatcaggtCACGTTGGAAGTCCTGACCTGGTTGCAGCTAGAGATCAGTGTTGTGATCAGCATGTGTCCACTAAACCTTCCAAGGACTGCCAGAGCAGGCGTGACGTGCACAGGTCAGCTTGTAATCGGATGAAAAGAATGTTTGCTGTGCCATTACCTCGGCAAGAGTACCCACAAGCTCCCGACTTGGGCAGTAATTTAAAAGGTGTGCTTCCTAGTGAAAGCATGTTAAATATCGATAATTCACTGGATAATAAAGATGATGCTTTTTATGGTTCATCAAATGATAGTTTTTTTGATAATCCAGAAGTACTTCACTGTGCTTTTTCATCTTCGGCTAAAAATATACATAACAGACACAAAGTGTGTAAATGTGACAGATGTGAAAAAATTTTTCCATCTTCATCCAAACTTCAAAGACATTATCTTATACACACGGGACAAAAGCCCTTTGGCTGTAATGTTTGTGGGAAGACATTTAGACAGTCAGCTCACTTAAAAAGACATCAGCTCACCCATACTGAAAAGAGAGCCTGTAAAAGCCCCATTTGCCAGGTAGAATTTGAAAACCTGAACAAACTTTTCAATCATAGGGGAGATCACACTGAATATAAGTCTTCTCAGCCTGTGGGTTATTCAGGTTATTCTCAAACACCTTCACAACCATCTGGCTTTCAAGAATTTGAGCTGATTCAGTCAAACCAAGCAGCTGAAATCAAAGTTGAAAACGAGTCAGGGGATTTTGTTGTTGACACCAGCAGTAGAAACCCACAGCCGTATTTGTGCAGTAAATTGTTGGAAACAGAGCAAAGCTGTTACAGCTATTGGCATGATTTTTCTGAAGGTACTGGAAAAATTGAAGCTGTTAACAAATTATATCAATGCAGTATCtgctttaaaacttttaaatctCCTTCTAAGCTTGAAAGACATCACCTAATGCATGCTGGACAGAAGCCATTTGAATGTTTagtttgtggaaaaaaattcagacaGGCCCCACATTTGAAAAGACACCACCTTATTCACTTTAAAGAGAGCTTAAAGCTTAGTTCCACTGAGGAACAAGCAGAGAATGTATTAGTTTTATCAAAACGGGATAACGTTcgatga